A genomic region of Papaver somniferum cultivar HN1 chromosome 7, ASM357369v1, whole genome shotgun sequence contains the following coding sequences:
- the LOC113299331 gene encoding AAA-ATPase At3g50940-like, with protein MDVLLDWKSIGSAYASLMFMRTAVRDLIPPEVKQVGKTVINYFFSNFEKKLITIHIQDYENGADNDIFRSVQCYLGTKLFESSSKSLRLSKFLNSKFHRYTMVPNQSIVDVYDGIEFIWTYCTGDNNEKDKRIGCYFKLCFEEKHKEFVDSAYLSHIAKEADTVRFKNRGKKLFTNRSGESWSQVCQFTHPSTFDTIAMDPVLKQEIQEDLKKFVSRSEFYTRVGKAWKRGYLLYGPPGTGKTSLIAAIANYLDFDIYDMELTAVRSNAQLRRLLISTSSKSVIVVEDIDCSLDLSSRKKKKKNAGENKNKDDTNFGSSSLSLSGVLNFVDGLWSPCAGERLIIFTTNHKEKLDPALLRSGRMDKHILLSYCDMESFKVLAKNYLNIEEHELMKEVEELLRLTKITPADVAECFMSYDEDPDMGMRNVVEVINKRLKTQREKEIRETKKRLLLDNDKEDKKEKKRLKLTEDDAKEVFKSASALIKREENEMEEEEDETETEGEDETEDEDDDQNQFDSEEDNEFFI; from the exons ATGGATGTTTTATTGGATTGGAAATCAATAGGTTCTGCATATGCATCTCTAATGTTTATGAGAACTGCTGTAAGAGATTTAATACCTCCTGAAGTAAAACAAGTTGGAAAAACTGTAATCAATTACTTCTTCtcaaattttgaaaagaaactcATTACAATCCATATTCAAGATTATGAAAACGGTGCTGATAATGATATCTTTAGATCAGTTCAATGTTACTTGGGTACTAAACTGTTTGAATCATCTTCAAAGAGTCTAAGGTTGTCGAAATTCCTCAACTCGAAATTTCATAGGTATACTATGGTTCCTAATCAAAGTATTGTAGATGTCTATGATGGTATTGAGTTCATATGGACTTATTGTACTGGTGATAATAATGAAAAAGACAAGAGAATTGGTTGTTATTTCAAGCTTTGTTTTGAAGAGAAACACAAAGAGTTTGTGGATTCAGCTTATTTGTCGCATATAGCGAAAGAGGCTGACACTGTTAGATTCAAGAACAGAGGAAAGAAACTTTTTACAAATAGATCTGGAGAAAGTTGgtcacaagtttgtcagttcacACATCCTTCGACTTTCGATACAATTGCAATGGATCCAGTTCTTAAACAAGAGATTCAAGAAGATTTAAAGAAATTTGTGAGCAGAAGCGAGTTTTATACTAGAGTTGGTAAAGCATGGAAGAGAGGTTACCTTCTATATGGCCCTCCTGGAACAG GGAAAACAAGTTTGATTGCGGCAATTGCTAATTACTTGGACTTTGATATCTATGATATGGAGTTAACTGCTGTAAGGAGCAATGCACAGTTGAGAAGGCTTTTGATTTCGACTTCCAGCAAATCGGTTATTGTTGTGGAAGATATTGACTGCTCATTAGATCTTTCGAGtcggaaaaagaagaaaaagaatgcgggagaaaataaaaataaagatgacACAAACTTTGGGAGTAGTAGTCTGAGTTTATCTGGTGTTCTGAATTTCGTAGATGGACTCTGGTCGCCTTGTGCCGGAGAGAGATTGATTATATTTACAACGAATCATAAAGAGAAACTCGATCCGGCTTTGCTAAGGTCAGGTCGAATGGATAAACATATTTTGCTTTCATATTGTGATATGGAATCGTTCAAGGTTTTGGCGAAGAATTATCTGAATATCGAAGAACATGAGTTGATGAAAGAAGTTGAAGAACTGTTGAGGTTAACTAAGATAACACCAGCTGATGTTGCAGAGTGTTTTATGAGCTATGATGAAGATCCTGACATGGGTATGAGAAATGTGGTTGAAGTGATTAACAAAAGATTGAAAACTCAGCGCGAAAAAGAAATACGAGAAACTAAGAAGAGATTGCTCCTGGACAATGATAAGGaagataaaaaggaaaaaaagagattGAAGTTGACTGAAGATGATGCAAAAGAAGTGTTTAAGTCGGCATCTGCAttaataaaaagagaagaaaatgaaatggaagaagaagaagatgagactgAGACCGAGGGTGAAGATGagactgaagatgaagatgatgaccaaaatcagtttgattccgAAGAAGACAATGAGTTCTTTATCTGA
- the LOC113299330 gene encoding putative pentatricopeptide repeat-containing protein At3g13770, mitochondrial, translating into MLLLKKIYHFHIHPIHLKSTAINHFTTQLLFRQINTPANSSIEDLCINDKLNQALFEMSIQEDHLKFSDYDSLLNLCVNKKSITEGQRVHLHMIKTHYIPPQFLQTRLMVLYIKCDHLKDARRVFDSMRKRNVVSWTAMISGYTQRGSSYDALDLFTEMIKSGESPNEFTFASVLPSCTGVRGYDHGRQLHSLIVKTSFDSHEFVGSSLLDMYAKSGKIHEARGIFESLPKRDVVSCTAIITGYAQLGLDGEAVDLFRQLMREGMESNYVTYTSVLTALSGLAALDHGKQVHAIVYRSQLPSYIVLQNSLIDMYSKCGNLTYARRVFDGMLEKTVVTWNAMLVGYSKHGLGQEVIDLFLLMRKEKEVIPDNTTFMTVLSGCSHGGLINEGLAIFSEMVDGKEGVKPEHQHYGCIVDLLGRAGKVHEAFDLIKQMPFEPTSAIWGSLLSACRVHNNVAIGEFVARRLLDIEPQNARNYVILSNLYASAGRWEDMANLRSLMKKKAVTKEPGQSWIKVNRTLHNFHADEQSHPRKEEALKKVLELSIKIKGAGYTPDLSCVLHDVDDEQKEKILLGHSEKLAIAFGLISTSQGFPVRVMKNLRICVDCHNFAKIVSKVCGREISIRDSNRFHHIVGGICSCADYW; encoded by the exons ATGCTCCTTCTCAAGAAGATATACCATTTCCATATTCATCCCATACATTTGAAATCCACTgctatcaatcacttcacaactcAATTACTTTTCCGCCAAATAAACACCCCGGCAAATTCAAGTATAGAAGATTTATGCATTAACGATAAACTAAATCAAGCCCTATTTGAAATGTCCATTCAAGAGGATCATCTGAAATTTAGTGACTACGATTCTCTGTTAAATCTATGTGTAAACAAGAAATCCATTACTGAAGGACAAAGGGTTCATTTGCACATGATTAAAACTCATTATATTCCTCCGCAGTTTCTTCAAACTAGACTTATGGTTTTGTATATAAAATGTGATCATCTGAAAGATGCGCGACGAGTGTTCGATTCAATGCGTAAAAGAAATGTTGTCTCTTGGACGGCTATGATATCTGGGTATACACAAAGAGGGTCTAGTTATGATGCATTGGATCTTTTCACTGAAATGATAAAATCAG GTGAATCTCCGAATGAATTCACATTTGCGTCGGTTCTTCCTTCTTGTACTGGTGTTAGGGGATATGATCACGGCAGGCAACTACACTCTCTTATTGTCAAAACTagttttgattcacatgaatttgTTGGTAGTTCACTTCTTGATATGTACGCTAAATCTGGTAAAATTCATGAAGCTCGAGGAATTTTTGAGAGCTTACCGAAAAGGGATGTTGTTTCTTGTACTGCAATAATTACAGGTTATGCTCAATTAGGCCTCGATGGAGAAGCAGTAGATTTGTTTCGCCAATTGATGAGAGAAGGAATGGAATCAAACTATGTTACTTATACGAGTGTTCTAACTGCATTATCTGGACTTGCAGCACTTGATCATGGCAAACAAGTACACGCCATTGTTTACCGTTCTCAGTTACCCTCTTATATTGTTCTTCAGAATTCTCTTATTGACATGTACTCAAAATGTGGGAATCTCACTTATGCAAGAAGAGTCTTTGATGGAATGTTAGAGAAAACTGTAGTCACGTGGAATGCAATGCTCGTTGGATACAGTAAGCATGGTTTGGGCCAAGAGGTAATTGATCTTTTCCTGTtaatgagaaaagaaaaagaagtgataCCAGATAACACTACCTTTATGACTGTCTTATCAGGCTGTAGCCATGGAGGTTTGATAAATGAAGGTTTAGCTATATTTAGTGAGATGGTTGATGGGAAAGAAGGGGTCAAACCAGAACATCAGCATTACGGGTGCATAGTTGATCTCCTTGGACGTGCTGGGAAAGTCCACGAGGCTTTTGACCTAATTAAGCAAATGCCCTTTGAACCCACATCAGCTATTTGGGGTTCACTATTAAGTGCTTGTAGGGTTCATAATAATGTTGCTATCGGTGAATTTGTCGCTCGCCGACTCCTTGATATTGAGCCGCAAAATGCCAGGAACTATGTTATTCTTTCTAATTTGTATGCTTCTGCTGGTAGATGGGAAGATATGGCGAATTTGAGGAGTCTAATGAAGAAAAAAGCCGTGACAAAGGAACCAGGGCAAAGTTGGATAAAGGTAAATCGGACATTGCATAATTTCCACGCTGACGAGCAATCCCACCCAAGAAAGGAAGAGGCACTGAAAAAAGTGCTGGAACTGTCTATAAAGATTAAAGGAGCCGGTTACACTCCCGATTTGAGCTGTGTATTGCATGATGTCGATGATGAGCAGAAGGAGAAAATACTGCTTGGCCACAGTGAGAAATTAGCAATAGCATTTGGTCTCATTAGTACTTCTCAAGGTTTTCCTGTTAGGGTCATGAAAAACTTAAGGATTTGTGTCGACTGTCACAATTTTGCTAAGATTGTGTCTAAAGTTTGTGGAAGAGAAATATCTATACGGGACAGTAATCGTTTTCATCACATTGTTGGGGGAATTTGCTCTTGTGCTGATTATTGGTGA